The DNA segment GGCCGATGTTGCTGAACTAGGGAGATACGAGAATTTTGAGGGAAAAGTAGTTGATGGAAGTATTCGAGAAGTATATACAGATGGCGATTTAGTTGTAGCGAAAGTTATTTCGTACGGCTTAGCGGCCTATCGTATGGCAACTGGCAAGTTTGTATGGGGACATAAAGGTGGTAATGCAGGTTACTACCTAGTTGCCTTGTACAACAACAACTTTCATATATTTTCTGACTTCTACTACGAGGTGGATGCGCAAACGGGCAAGAAGCTAAGGCAGGAGGAGTTTGCTCCGCTGCTCAAGCAGGTAGGCTTCAGAAGCTACTGGCTAACCCAGCCTGCCGTTAACGAAAAGTACATTGCCATAGCCTCGCACTACGATTCGGCCATTCTGCTCATCAACCGGGCAGACTTTACCGTTGCGCAGCGGATAGACCTCGAGGGCTGCCAAAATGGGATACCGCTACCCAACACGCCCCGCTTTCACGGCAACCGTCTCTTCCAGTTCGATGGCGACGGTACGCTGCACGTATTTCAGGAAGATTAGAACATATACACCAGTGCAGCCACAACGGCTGCGCTTTGTTTTTTTATACTGCCAGTTTGGCAAAATGCACTTCGAGGTTTCTTAACTCCTTTACCGAGCCAGACCGAAGGATAACCGAAGGAACACCGAACCTATGAGTCCAGTTACAATACGAACGATCCAAAAAGCGTGTCATCCCGTGCTGGTCACGGGATCTCCTGAGGGTTGGCAGAAATGCTAATAGTTGAAGATGGTAGTGCTTGTTCTGAGGAGATCCCGGCCTACGCCGGGATGACAAACGTTGAGGAGGCCTACGCAGGATGACAGCGCTGAGGAGGATCAATGTTCGGATGACAAGTGTGGCAGTACCTATTCTGAGAAGATTGACTTCGTCGAACTCCGCTGCGCTACGGTTCCGGCCTACGCCAGGATGACAGCGTTGAGGAGGGCTACGCTGGGATACACTTGACCAGCTACATTCGGCCACTGTCGTACAAAAAGTCGCTAAGCACCCATCCGTCAGCACCCGTGGCGTTAGCCACACAGCCAACGGCGAAATTGGCTCCTTGCAGTCGCCGAGCTCCGCTACGCTACGGTTCATGTTTGAGCAACGCTCGGCAGGTCGTTCGTAACCAAAATCGTAAACGGGAATCGTTCTGCTACCGTTCTCCAAAAATCTACGCACCTATAAGCCGACGGTGCGAGTTAATTTTCGCCCTGTTTTTTGTGCTACTTTTTTGCGCCAAAAAAGNNNNNNNNNNAAAACCAGCAGAATGCAAATGTTCTTATCAACAGCTGCGCTTTGCTTTTTTGCTACTTTTGGATGGTAGTTGGGAGGCTGGTGCTTAGCAAGGTCGAAGTCACAGACTTCGCCCAGACTAGTGCGCTGATGTAGACTACGGCGAGCAGGGGGGAATTGAATCACTTAACAATTAAGAAATACAAACCTGTAAAT comes from the Alistipes sp. ZOR0009 genome and includes:
- a CDS encoding PQQ-binding-like beta-propeller repeat protein, producing MYHLLQENKSISSDMHYCGDSIVCEYDGFIEIFDEKTKNRIEINEKFAIENTNTSEYLLVSTKNKILKISMSNLLIETLVDFPPVQRRQIKFVNDIDAICREKDNDKWFLRGVSLTSELIKWEVENDTTFTVEVVGDFVLLTDSEKNSILTCRSLKTGGVLWQADVAELGRYENFEGKVVDGSIREVYTDGDLVVAKVISYGLAAYRMATGKFVWGHKGGNAGYYLVALYNNNFHIFSDFYYEVDAQTGKKLRQEEFAPLLKQVGFRSYWLTQPAVNEKYIAIASHYDSAILLINRADFTVAQRIDLEGCQNGIPLPNTPRFHGNRLFQFDGDGTLHVFQED